One genomic region from Lycorma delicatula isolate Av1 chromosome 9, ASM4794821v1, whole genome shotgun sequence encodes:
- the LOC142330655 gene encoding uncharacterized protein LOC142330655, which translates to MYKTLFANVNRSLLAHDLVARVVAEKDIDLLAVAELNRYEAAKSSWITDTEGDVAIMLVSSNIHWRLRFRVKGIVALENESVMLVAVYVSPNIDLADFTRFIDTLQGVIINSLKKLVMLGDFNSKMVNAGSSYTNRRGQILADLMETIGCRCVNDGTPTYVAKATSRL; encoded by the coding sequence ATGTATAAGACATTGTTTGCGAACGTAAACAGGAGTCTTCTTGCACATGATTTGGTCGCACGAGTAGTAGCTGAGAAAGATATAGATCTTCTTGCAGTCGCTGAGCTTAACAGATACGAAGCCGCTAAATCTAGTTGGATAACTGATACGGAGGGTGACGTTGCAATAATGCTTGTTAGTAGCAATATCCATTGGAGGCTCAGGTTCAGGGTTAAGGGTATTGTTGCCCTGGAGAACGAATCAGTCATGCTGGTGGCGGTGTATGTGTCACCAAATATAGATTTAGCTGATTTTACTCGCTTTATCGACACATTGCAGGGTGTAATAATTAATTCGCTGAAGAAGTTAGTCATGCTGGGTGACTTCAACAGCAAAATGGTGAATGCAGGCAGTAGTTATACGAATAGAAGAGGACAAATCCTGGCAGATTTGATGGAAACAATTGGGTGTCGCTGTGTTAATGACGGCACCCCTACCTACGTCGCCAAGGCCACCAGTCGGTTATAA